The following proteins are encoded in a genomic region of Arcobacter cloacae:
- a CDS encoding sensor histidine kinase: protein MKYFLLFSILFYNFLFANEPKEVLLIHSYHKGYSWSDDISKTIEKNFAKHKNIELTTVYMDTKRIDENEYIKNLAKLYEQQFFDRKFDLIIVSDNNAFDFMFTYHETLFKDIPVLFCGINNFDKSLLEKNGMKDYMTGVAEEVDLEKNFELISKLHPNLKNLLIINDTSSTGYAIKRDLDPIIKKYEEKFNIEYTDNLEFSNLKTKVSNLDKQNSVILFVLLFKDTTGKYFTYKQSFKQVKEVSSVPIYGLWDFYLNDGIVGGLLTSAVAQGEAVSKMALEVLDGKNIKDIPILEKSPNLYIFDYNELKRFNIDISDYVNNPIIINEPSSIYKEHTKFFIITLLIISILTIIVVILKANIQRREKLELALSNRIEFDKVLINTIPNPIYYKNIDGKFLGCNTSFENLVNCSKNEIIGKTAFDFFPLKVATANTLIDKELLKTFSTSTSEFTFYTPSNEMKHIILNKAVYKNIDGSIGGIVCIMDDITERIQQKQFLIQQSKLAERGDMVAAIAHQWNEPLVELSALVQDIQTSYLLNELKEINVKDFVNDSMVQIKYMSKTLSDFRNFLKPSTKKKLFSISKALNEINEIIGKQIFYSNIIMNFNYENKDEELLIYGYENEFKQVLLNLINNAKNKIVENKNEDNKKYKIDINIKRCQNFNTIQIVDDGGKIDEKIINSIFEPYFTTKESGTGIGLYMAKVIIEDKMRGTISVRNDENRVIFTIKLPHKKV, encoded by the coding sequence ATGAAATATTTTTTACTATTTAGCATACTTTTTTACAACTTCTTATTTGCAAATGAACCAAAAGAGGTATTATTAATTCACTCTTATCATAAAGGTTATAGTTGGAGTGATGACATTTCAAAAACTATTGAAAAAAATTTTGCAAAACACAAAAACATAGAATTAACTACTGTTTATATGGATACAAAAAGAATTGATGAAAATGAATATATAAAAAATTTAGCAAAATTATATGAACAACAATTTTTTGATAGAAAATTTGATTTAATAATTGTAAGTGATAATAATGCATTTGATTTTATGTTCACTTATCACGAAACTTTATTTAAAGATATCCCTGTTCTATTTTGTGGGATAAATAATTTTGATAAAAGTTTATTAGAAAAAAATGGAATGAAAGATTATATGACAGGAGTTGCTGAAGAAGTAGATTTAGAGAAAAACTTTGAACTTATTTCTAAACTACATCCTAATTTAAAAAATCTTTTAATAATAAATGACACCTCTTCAACTGGTTATGCAATAAAAAGAGATTTAGACCCAATAATAAAAAAATATGAAGAAAAATTCAACATAGAATACACAGATAATTTAGAATTTTCAAACTTAAAAACTAAAGTTTCAAACTTAGATAAACAAAATAGTGTAATACTTTTTGTTTTATTATTTAAAGATACAACAGGAAAATATTTTACATACAAACAAAGTTTTAAACAAGTAAAAGAAGTAAGTAGTGTCCCTATTTATGGACTTTGGGATTTTTATTTAAATGATGGAATTGTAGGAGGACTTTTAACTTCAGCTGTTGCTCAAGGAGAAGCTGTATCAAAAATGGCATTAGAAGTTTTAGATGGTAAGAATATTAAAGATATTCCAATCCTTGAAAAATCACCTAATTTATACATCTTTGATTACAATGAATTAAAAAGATTCAACATAGATATTTCAGATTATGTGAATAATCCAATAATCATAAATGAACCAAGTTCAATCTATAAAGAACATACAAAATTTTTTATAATTACTCTTCTAATCATTTCAATTTTAACAATTATTGTTGTAATTTTAAAAGCGAATATTCAAAGAAGAGAAAAACTTGAACTTGCTCTTTCAAATAGAATAGAATTTGATAAAGTTCTAATAAATACTATTCCAAATCCAATATACTATAAAAATATAGATGGAAAATTTTTAGGCTGTAATACAAGTTTTGAGAACTTAGTTAATTGCTCTAAAAATGAGATTATTGGAAAAACTGCATTTGATTTTTTTCCATTAAAAGTAGCAACTGCAAATACATTAATAGATAAAGAGTTATTAAAAACTTTTTCTACAAGTACATCTGAATTTACATTTTACACCCCATCAAATGAGATGAAACATATCATTTTAAACAAAGCTGTATATAAAAATATAGATGGAAGTATTGGTGGAATTGTTTGTATTATGGATGATATAACAGAAAGAATTCAACAAAAACAGTTTTTAATACAACAAAGTAAACTTGCTGAAAGGGGAGATATGGTTGCAGCCATTGCTCATCAATGGAATGAACCTTTAGTTGAATTATCAGCACTTGTCCAAGATATACAAACTTCTTATTTATTAAATGAATTAAAAGAGATTAATGTAAAAGATTTTGTAAATGATTCTATGGTTCAAATAAAATATATGTCAAAAACCCTAAGTGATTTTAGAAACTTTTTAAAACCATCGACTAAGAAAAAACTTTTTTCTATCTCAAAAGCCTTAAATGAAATAAATGAAATTATTGGAAAACAAATTTTTTATTCAAATATTATTATGAATTTTAATTATGAAAATAAAGATGAAGAACTATTAATTTATGGTTATGAAAATGAATTTAAACAAGTTTTATTGAATCTTATAAATAATGCAAAAAATAAAATCGTTGAAAATAAAAATGAAGATAATAAGAAATATAAAATTGATATAAATATAAAAAGATGTCAAAATTTCAATACAATACAGATTGTTGATGATGGTGGGAAAATTGATGAAAAAATTATAAATTCGATTTTTGAACCATATTTCACCACAAAAGAGAGTGGAACGGGAATTGGTCTTTATATGGCAAAAGTTATAATTGAAGATAAAATGAGAGGAACAATAAGTGTTAGAAATGATGAAAATCGTGTAATATTTACTATAAAACTTCCTCATAAAAAGGTTTAA
- a CDS encoding LutC/YkgG family protein, with protein sequence MTSKEKILDSIRKNNIVKDVKLPSYENFGIKFEDKFQTFSTMIESVGGKALVINKEDLDKTIKELYPDEKQIACNVEACSLGNFDSNSIDDAHDLKDIDLAIVKGNFAVAENGAIWMKNESNRHRALYFIAQNIVIVIDEKEILDNMHEAYKRISFEDSGYGVFISGPSKTADIEQSLVIGAHGPKSGYVIFLKS encoded by the coding sequence ATGACTAGTAAAGAAAAAATTTTAGACTCTATAAGAAAAAACAATATTGTAAAAGATGTAAAACTTCCAAGTTATGAAAATTTTGGTATCAAATTTGAAGATAAATTTCAAACTTTTTCAACTATGATTGAGAGTGTTGGAGGGAAAGCTTTAGTTATTAATAAAGAAGATTTAGACAAAACTATAAAAGAGTTATATCCTGATGAAAAACAGATTGCATGCAATGTTGAAGCTTGTAGTTTAGGAAACTTTGATTCAAATAGTATTGATGATGCCCATGATTTAAAAGATATTGATTTAGCAATAGTAAAAGGTAATTTTGCAGTTGCTGAAAATGGTGCTATTTGGATGAAAAATGAAAGTAACAGACATAGAGCTTTATATTTTATTGCTCAAAATATTGTGATTGTAATTGATGAAAAAGAGATTTTAGATAATATGCATGAAGCTTATAAAAGAATCTCTTTTGAAGATAGTGGATATGGAGTTTTTATTTCAGGTCCTTCAAAAACAGCAGATATTGAACAATCACTTGTAATTGGAGCACATGGTCCAAAATCAGGATATGTGATTTTTCTGAAATCTTGA
- a CDS encoding lactate utilization protein B: MSTNHNHSNNATKFVANDERMHWHDQALWFVREKRDRASKSIPEWENLREFANQIKTHTMANLDKYLLEFEENATKKGIKIHFAMDAKEHNEIVYNILNSHNVKKLVKSKSMLTEECHLNPYLESKGIEVIDTDLGERIVQLRNEPPSHIVLPAIHLKKSDVSDTFHEHLGTELGNYDPTYLTRAARSALREDFLTAQAGLTGVNFAIANTGGVVVCTNEGNADMGASVPKLHIASMGMEKIIPRLEDLSVFTRLLARSATGQPITSYTSHFHSSVEGGEMHIIIVDNKRSQFLASHKNKKALNCIRCGACMNTCPVYRRSGGHSYEYVIPGPIGSILGSARHPDTHNSLPFACTLCGSCTNVCPVKIDLDSQLYSLRQDLGNANLIDSKKKMAMKVTTWLMNKPTLFEMAGKIARFIVPKLPNSILYNKSNVWGKQRELPKMPKKSFKEMFRNGELDD; encoded by the coding sequence ATGAGTACAAATCACAACCACTCAAATAATGCTACAAAATTTGTAGCAAATGATGAAAGAATGCATTGGCATGACCAAGCTTTATGGTTTGTAAGAGAAAAAAGAGATAGAGCTAGTAAATCAATTCCTGAATGGGAAAACTTAAGGGAATTTGCTAATCAAATAAAAACTCATACAATGGCTAATTTAGATAAGTATCTATTAGAATTTGAAGAAAATGCTACAAAAAAAGGTATAAAAATTCATTTTGCAATGGATGCAAAAGAGCATAATGAAATAGTTTACAACATACTAAATTCACACAATGTAAAAAAACTTGTAAAATCTAAATCTATGTTAACAGAAGAGTGTCATTTAAATCCATATTTAGAATCAAAAGGCATTGAAGTAATTGATACAGATTTAGGTGAAAGAATAGTTCAATTAAGAAATGAACCACCTTCACATATAGTTCTTCCAGCAATTCACTTAAAAAAATCTGATGTTTCTGATACTTTTCATGAACATTTAGGTACAGAACTTGGAAATTATGACCCAACTTATCTAACACGAGCAGCTAGAAGTGCTTTAAGAGAAGATTTTTTAACAGCCCAAGCAGGACTCACAGGGGTAAATTTTGCAATAGCAAATACAGGTGGAGTTGTAGTTTGTACAAATGAGGGAAATGCAGATATGGGAGCTAGTGTACCAAAGCTACATATAGCTTCAATGGGAATGGAAAAAATTATTCCAAGACTTGAAGATTTATCTGTATTTACAAGACTTCTTGCAAGAAGTGCAACGGGTCAGCCAATAACTTCTTATACTTCACATTTTCACTCTAGTGTTGAAGGTGGAGAGATGCATATAATTATTGTAGATAATAAAAGAAGTCAATTTTTAGCATCACATAAAAATAAAAAAGCTCTAAATTGTATTAGATGTGGTGCATGTATGAATACATGTCCTGTATATAGAAGAAGTGGTGGTCACTCTTATGAATATGTAATTCCTGGACCAATTGGTTCAATTTTAGGAAGTGCAAGACATCCTGATACTCATAATTCATTACCATTTGCTTGTACTTTATGTGGTTCATGTACAAATGTTTGTCCAGTTAAGATTGATTTAGATTCACAACTTTATAGCCTAAGACAAGATTTAGGAAATGCAAATTTAATAGATAGCAAAAAGAAAATGGCGATGAAGGTAACCACATGGTTAATGAATAAACCAACTCTATTTGAAATGGCTGGAAAAATAGCAAGATTTATAGTTCCAAAACTTCCAAATTCGATTTTATATAACAAATCTAATGTTTGGGGAAAACAAAGAGAATTGCCAAAAATGCCTAAAAAAAGCTTCAAAGAGATGTTCAGAAATGGAGAATTAGATGACTAG
- a CDS encoding (Fe-S)-binding protein, whose translation MKIGLFIPCFMNELYPLVCKATYKILKNQGLEVDYPLSQTCCGQPMANSGCSKDVKDLAISFVKTFKNYDYIVAPSGSCVTMVKEHYGEFFDDDEDYNKVKASIYEVCEFLHDIIKIENVKFEHSFPYKVGIHNSCHGHRVLKLATASELNIPYNSKLKNLLEKVSDIELVTLKREDECCGFGGTFSVAEEAISVAMGKDRIKDHLDSNAQIITGADMSCLMHMDGIINRDKNPIKVMHIVEILAGVKP comes from the coding sequence ATGAAAATTGGTCTATTTATTCCATGTTTTATGAATGAACTATATCCTCTAGTTTGCAAAGCAACTTATAAAATATTAAAAAATCAAGGATTAGAGGTTGACTATCCATTAAGTCAAACTTGCTGTGGACAACCTATGGCAAATTCTGGTTGCTCAAAAGATGTAAAAGATTTAGCAATCTCTTTTGTAAAAACTTTTAAAAATTATGATTATATCGTTGCACCTAGTGGTTCATGTGTTACTATGGTAAAAGAACATTACGGTGAATTTTTTGATGATGATGAAGATTATAATAAAGTAAAAGCTTCTATTTATGAAGTTTGCGAATTTTTACATGACATAATTAAAATTGAAAATGTAAAATTTGAACACTCTTTCCCTTATAAAGTAGGGATTCATAACTCATGTCATGGACATAGAGTTTTAAAACTGGCAACTGCAAGTGAATTAAATATTCCATATAACTCAAAATTAAAAAATCTTTTAGAGAAAGTGTCTGATATAGAACTTGTAACTTTAAAAAGAGAAGATGAGTGCTGTGGATTTGGTGGAACTTTTAGTGTTGCAGAAGAAGCTATTTCAGTTGCAATGGGAAAAGATAGAATCAAAGACCATTTAGATTCAAATGCACAAATAATAACAGGTGCTGATATGTCATGTCTTATGCATATGGATGGAATTATAAATAGAGATAAAAATCCAATTAAAGTTATGCATATAGTTGAGATTTTAGCTGGAGTTAAACCATGA
- a CDS encoding class I SAM-dependent methyltransferase, translated as MYKLNKSNHKKDNTEFYKKSLTKYGISAKGVHWNSKYTQYKRFEILTSFIKEIEFSFIVDAGCGLGEYYNYLFDSHKKPLNYLGIDCEEMMIELAKKRFIDVDFRIIDILKDELIEADYYVCSGAMNLLQKEEIFIFIEKCFISSKKGFAFNFLKNDPLTNVNIKDIINYSKNLTKKVTIKEDYLQNDISIYLEK; from the coding sequence ATGTACAAATTGAACAAATCAAACCATAAAAAAGACAATACAGAATTTTATAAAAAATCTTTAACTAAATATGGAATTAGCGCAAAAGGAGTTCATTGGAACTCTAAATATACCCAATATAAAAGATTTGAAATTTTAACAAGTTTTATTAAAGAAATAGAATTCTCTTTTATAGTTGATGCGGGATGTGGTCTTGGCGAATATTATAATTATCTATTTGATTCACATAAAAAACCTTTGAATTATTTAGGAATTGATTGTGAAGAGATGATGATTGAACTTGCAAAAAAAAGATTTATTGATGTGGATTTTAGAATAATTGATATTTTAAAAGATGAATTAATAGAAGCTGATTATTATGTTTGTAGCGGGGCTATGAATTTATTACAAAAAGAAGAAATATTTATTTTTATAGAAAAATGTTTTATCTCTTCAAAAAAAGGATTTGCTTTTAATTTTCTAAAAAATGACCCATTAACAAATGTAAATATCAAAGATATTATAAATTATTCAAAGAATTTAACAAAAAAAGTTACTATAAAAGAAGATTATTTACAAAACGATATCTCAATTTATTTAGAAAAATAA
- a CDS encoding deoxycytidylate deaminase codes for MLNDRSFINIAKEIALASKCVSKQVGAVIVKDGRILSTGYNGTPAGYKNCSDHWNGEYTKEHHEWSKTYEIHAEMNAIIWAARKGISIEGGTIYVTLEPCSECSKNLIASGIKRIVYEKAYEHTNSEIISKFIKDNNVQIEQIKP; via the coding sequence ATGTTAAACGATAGAAGTTTTATAAATATCGCAAAAGAAATTGCACTTGCTTCAAAATGTGTATCAAAACAAGTTGGAGCAGTAATTGTAAAAGATGGAAGAATTTTATCAACAGGATACAATGGAACACCAGCTGGTTACAAAAACTGTAGTGACCATTGGAATGGTGAATATACAAAAGAACATCATGAATGGTCAAAAACCTATGAAATTCATGCAGAAATGAATGCAATAATTTGGGCTGCTAGAAAAGGTATTTCAATAGAAGGTGGAACTATTTATGTAACACTTGAACCTTGTAGTGAATGTTCTAAAAATCTAATAGCAAGTGGAATAAAAAGAATAGTTTATGAAAAAGCATACGAGCATACAAATTCAGAAATTATTTCAAAATTTATTAAAGACAATAATGTACAAATTGAACAAATCAAACCATAA
- the accB gene encoding acetyl-CoA carboxylase biotin carboxyl carrier protein produces the protein MDFKDIKELIRVFDKSELNKLKVKEGEFEISMQRGFESGVTTVTTSTVAQAPVAVATPVTIAAPAVSETSVSSKNGDFITSPMVGTFYSSPSPESPSFVEVGSTVKKGQTLCILEAMKIMNEVEAEFDCKILEILVKDGSPVEYDMPIFCVEKL, from the coding sequence ATGGATTTTAAAGACATCAAAGAATTAATAAGAGTTTTCGATAAAAGTGAACTTAACAAGTTAAAAGTTAAAGAAGGTGAATTCGAAATCTCTATGCAAAGAGGTTTTGAAAGTGGTGTGACTACTGTTACAACTTCAACTGTTGCACAAGCTCCAGTAGCTGTTGCTACACCTGTTACTATAGCAGCACCTGCTGTTTCTGAAACTTCAGTTTCATCAAAAAATGGGGATTTTATTACTTCTCCAATGGTTGGAACTTTTTATTCTTCTCCTTCTCCTGAGTCTCCTTCGTTTGTTGAAGTTGGAAGCACTGTTAAAAAAGGACAGACTCTTTGTATATTAGAAGCAATGAAAATCATGAACGAAGTTGAAGCTGAATTTGATTGTAAAATTTTAGAAATTTTAGTTAAAGATGGTTCTCCTGTTGAATATGATATGCCTATATTCTGCGTTGAAAAGTTATAA
- a CDS encoding acetyl-CoA carboxylase biotin carboxylase subunit, with protein sequence MAEIKKILIANRGEIVQRAVRTIREMGKKSVAIYSAGDKNASYLKHADEAVCIGGAKSSESYLNIPAIITAAEMTGCDAIFPGYGFLSENQDFVEICRLHNIKFIGPSVEVMEKMADKSKAKEEMIKAGVPVVPGSKGAVHSVTEGKKVALEIGYPIMAKAAAGGGGRGMRLIKDESEFDQLFMAASSEALAAFGDGTMYLERFINNPRHIEVQVVGDSHGNAIHIGERDCSLQRRHQKVIEESPAILLNEETRQKLLDVAVKATKYLKYEGAGTFEFLADDKQNIYFMEMNTRLQVEHPVSEMVSGIDIVELMIKVAEGEHLPPQEAIKFRGHAIECRITAEDPNTFLPSPGKVTQWMVPGGRNVRVDSHVYTNYVVPPYYDSMIGKLIVWGRDRNKAINIMKRALAEFEVDGIKTTIPFHQKMMENEDFISNNYDTKYLENYKGLDDL encoded by the coding sequence ATGGCAGAAATTAAAAAAATTTTAATAGCTAACAGAGGAGAAATCGTTCAAAGAGCTGTTAGAACAATAAGAGAAATGGGAAAAAAATCAGTTGCTATTTATAGTGCTGGTGATAAAAATGCATCTTATTTAAAACATGCAGATGAAGCTGTTTGTATTGGTGGTGCAAAATCAAGTGAGTCATACTTAAATATTCCAGCAATTATAACAGCTGCTGAAATGACAGGTTGTGATGCAATTTTCCCAGGATACGGTTTTTTATCTGAAAATCAAGATTTTGTTGAAATTTGTAGATTACACAATATCAAATTTATTGGTCCATCTGTTGAAGTTATGGAAAAAATGGCTGATAAATCAAAAGCAAAAGAAGAGATGATAAAAGCTGGAGTACCTGTTGTTCCAGGAAGTAAAGGTGCTGTTCACTCTGTTACTGAAGGTAAAAAAGTTGCTCTTGAAATTGGTTATCCAATTATGGCAAAAGCTGCTGCTGGTGGTGGTGGAAGAGGAATGAGACTTATCAAAGATGAGTCAGAATTTGATCAACTATTTATGGCAGCATCAAGTGAAGCACTTGCAGCATTTGGTGATGGAACTATGTATCTAGAAAGATTTATCAACAATCCAAGACATATTGAAGTTCAAGTAGTTGGAGACTCTCATGGAAATGCTATTCACATAGGTGAAAGAGATTGTTCACTTCAAAGAAGACATCAAAAAGTTATTGAAGAGTCACCTGCAATTTTATTAAATGAAGAGACTAGACAAAAACTTTTAGATGTTGCAGTTAAAGCTACTAAATATTTAAAATATGAGGGTGCTGGAACTTTTGAATTCTTAGCTGATGATAAGCAAAATATCTATTTTATGGAAATGAATACAAGATTACAAGTTGAACATCCAGTTTCTGAGATGGTTTCTGGAATTGACATTGTTGAGCTTATGATTAAAGTAGCAGAGGGTGAGCATTTACCTCCTCAAGAAGCTATTAAATTTAGAGGTCATGCCATAGAGTGTAGAATTACAGCAGAAGATCCAAATACATTTTTACCAAGTCCAGGAAAAGTAACTCAATGGATGGTTCCTGGTGGAAGAAATGTAAGAGTTGATTCACATGTTTATACAAACTATGTTGTTCCACCTTATTATGACTCAATGATTGGAAAACTTATCGTTTGGGGAAGAGATAGAAATAAAGCTATAAATATTATGAAAAGAGCTTTAGCAGAATTTGAAGTAGATGGAATTAAAACAACTATTCCATTCCATCAAAAAATGATGGAAAATGAAGATTTCATTTCAAATAATTATGATACTAAATACCTAGAAAACTACAAAGGTTTAGATGATTTATAA
- a CDS encoding DEAD/DEAH box helicase, which produces MTFNEFNFKEQLQRAIDDAGFKEPSPIQEQAIPFILAGKDIVGQAHTGTGKTAAFGLPILNKLKGKSGVEAVVIVPTRELAMQVSDEIYRFGKLLGINTATVYGGQAYARQIKLIENASVIIATPGRFLDLLRGEKIDIKPDFVILDEADEMLDMGFLDDIKEIFTFLPKERQTLLFSATMPTAIKNLAKTILNEPEFVTLTKSDVTNSKITQTFYVVDERERDDALIRLYDYKNPTKSIIFCRTKKEVDRLSTFMVSQGFMAKGLHGDMEQRQREEAIRAFKTSKLEILIATDVAARGLDVNDVSHVFNYHLPFDSESYVHRIGRTGRAGKEGVAVSIVTPHEFRMLQKIEKNIGTKLEAKIVPNIDSVKVKKIAELKQQISEQEIKDYALALVEELKEEFDISTIAFKLASMISASTYVQGNNNIGKSESDIKRLIENSSRYEGEGSSGRNSRGGGRFGSRGGSRGSDSRGGRSSGDRNSRGGDRDRAPRGDRPRGDRPRGDRPASDRPRSDRPRTDKPKTDRPSGDRSRKRD; this is translated from the coding sequence ATGACATTTAATGAATTCAATTTCAAAGAACAATTACAAAGAGCAATTGACGATGCAGGTTTTAAAGAGCCAAGTCCTATTCAAGAACAAGCTATTCCATTTATATTAGCAGGTAAAGATATTGTTGGTCAAGCACATACAGGTACAGGTAAAACAGCAGCATTTGGACTTCCTATTTTAAATAAATTAAAAGGAAAATCAGGCGTTGAAGCTGTTGTTATAGTTCCAACAAGAGAGCTTGCAATGCAAGTTTCTGATGAAATTTATAGATTTGGAAAACTTTTAGGAATTAACACAGCTACAGTTTATGGTGGGCAAGCTTATGCTAGACAAATTAAATTAATTGAAAATGCTAGTGTTATTATAGCAACTCCAGGAAGATTCCTTGATTTATTAAGAGGTGAAAAAATTGATATAAAACCTGATTTTGTTATTCTTGATGAAGCTGATGAAATGCTTGATATGGGATTTTTAGATGATATTAAAGAGATTTTTACTTTCTTACCAAAAGAGAGACAAACTCTATTATTCTCTGCGACTATGCCAACAGCTATTAAAAATCTTGCAAAAACTATTTTAAATGAGCCAGAGTTTGTAACTTTAACAAAAAGTGACGTAACAAATTCAAAAATCACTCAAACTTTTTATGTTGTTGATGAAAGAGAAAGAGATGATGCACTAATTAGATTGTATGACTATAAAAACCCAACAAAATCTATAATTTTCTGTAGAACTAAAAAAGAAGTTGATAGATTATCAACATTTATGGTTTCTCAAGGATTTATGGCAAAAGGTCTTCATGGTGATATGGAGCAAAGACAAAGAGAAGAGGCTATTAGAGCATTTAAAACTTCAAAATTAGAGATTTTAATTGCAACAGATGTTGCAGCACGTGGACTTGACGTAAATGATGTGTCTCATGTATTTAATTACCATTTACCATTTGATTCTGAATCTTATGTTCATAGAATTGGAAGAACAGGACGTGCTGGTAAAGAAGGAGTAGCTGTATCTATTGTAACTCCTCATGAATTTAGAATGTTACAAAAAATTGAAAAAAATATAGGAACTAAATTAGAAGCTAAAATTGTTCCAAATATTGATTCTGTAAAAGTTAAAAAAATTGCAGAATTAAAACAACAAATTAGTGAACAAGAGATAAAAGATTATGCTTTAGCATTAGTTGAAGAGTTAAAAGAAGAGTTTGATATTTCAACTATTGCATTTAAATTAGCTTCAATGATTTCTGCATCTACATATGTTCAAGGAAACAATAATATTGGTAAATCTGAATCTGATATTAAAAGATTAATTGAAAATTCATCAAGATATGAGGGTGAAGGTTCATCAGGAAGAAATTCAAGAGGTGGTGGAAGATTTGGCTCAAGAGGTGGATCAAGAGGTTCAGATTCAAGAGGTGGTAGATCTTCTGGTGATAGAAATTCAAGAGGTGGTGATAGAGATAGAGCTCCAAGAGGTGATAGACCAAGAGGTGATAGACCAAGAGGTGACAGACCTGCTTCTGATAGACCAAGAAGTGATAGACCAAGAACAGACAAACCTAAAACTGATAGACCATCAGGTGATAGAAGTAGAAAGAGAGATTAA